The genome window TGGTTGTCATTGATCCTGTTTCGGAGAACATTGATCTGAAAGAAACGGCGGGAATAGTAGCCCAGGCACCCCCTGCGCGGGGCCCCAGGTGGCCTGGGGAggtgggcggggctggggggcaaGCCGTCCTCCTGCCTGGCATCTGCGTGGCGGGGACCACACTGCCTCTCCCAGGACCCAAGTGGGCATGGGGGAGCGAAGGGGCCGAATCACTGGTGAGCCCCCGACTCCACAGGAGGCCTGGCCTGTGCAATGGTCCTTCCGGTGGACTCAGGGCGCTGAGCTGCTTCCTCAGGCCAGAAGTGGGGGCCCTCAGGGCCGGGACCCCAGGAAGTGTCTGCTCAGCCCCAGTGACCCTCAGGCTCCAGGAGCACCAGCCCCCGCAAGGGTGGGGAGCACCACCAGACAGGCCCCAGGGGTTGTGGGGGGACAGAGGCCACCAGCGGGGGCGCAGGCAGCAGCCGCTTACCTCGTATTTCTGCTGCTTGAACTTCTCCTGCAGGTCGAACTTCTCTGCCTCCAGGTCGTAGATGCTCTGCCACAGCTCCTTGGCCTTCTCCCTGCACAGGCCAGCAAAAGAGGTGGGCAGTAAGAAGGTCTCCACCTGCCTGCATCCGGATCCTGACCCCCCAGCCTTGCCCTCCTTCGCCCCCAGGCCCTGCACCCTGGCTTGGCCTGGGCAGTGCCCAGCACTGCAGGCGGACGCCAGCACTGCCAGGACAAAGCCTTAGGACATGGAGCTGGGGAGCCCCAGTGGGAAGGAGAGTGAGCCAAGCGCCGCCTGCCGAGAAGGCCCAGACCAGCCCCCCGAAGCCCCCGCGGGAAAGTGGGGCAGCAGCACCCAGTGATGCAAGGCAGGACGCCCTCCAGAGGTGCAGCCCCGCAGGCAGCCCACCTCAGCTGGTCTTCGTTCAGGTGGTCGATGGCCAGCACCTTCCTCCGCTCGGCCagaatcttcttcttcttctcccgCTCGGTCTGTCTCTTCCCACTTTTACGCTCTGTCTGGATAAAGTAAGAAGCAGGGGAGGGGCTAGAGAAGCCCTGCCTTCCCTGCACTCCCAGGCCTGGTAGGGAGACAGGCCTGCCTGCAGCACGGCTGCTGCTCATCTCCCTGCTGCACACCCAGGCCAGCAACACCCGGCCTCCCCGCCTTCCAGCCCAGCACCTTGCCCTCCCCAGGGtccccaaaggagaggagaaggacCTGAGGACCAGAACCTACCTGGGCCTGCACAGCGGGACAGCGGGAGAAGAGCCCCAGAGAAAGACAGGAGAGGCAACAGACAGAGGGAGGGACAGGAAGAGTGGAGACACGGAGGAGAGGCGTCAGCTGCCTTGGGGAGCCGGCTGCTGGACCCATGTgcgggctgggggcagggccgaCGGCCAGCAGGCCCTGCTTGAGGGTCACCAGGAGGCAGGGCCCAGGGGCTGGCCGGGTCCACAGCACAGAGAGTTctgctcccccttcccctccctccaggaATAGGGGGCACCACACTAGGCCCTGTGGTGGGCCCTAGAAGGAAACCAGTCTGCATCCAGGCAGCACTCAGCTGCTTTCCAGGGTAGCTCGTCTGACCATCTCAGAGCAGGCAGACGGCACCATTAATGCCATCCTACAAATGGAGAGACGGCCTCCAGGCTGCGGGAGGCCACACAGGGCAGACCGGAGATGGGGCTTCGGGCCTGACGGCTGCACCAGCCGCCGGGGAAGAGCGCTGGTGCTCTGGAGCCCCCAGCCCGGCAGCTCTTCCCAGGGAAAGCCAGCCAGGGAGAGGCAGCCAGGGAGAGCCAGCTCAGGGTCTGGGTGTGAGAACGCGGTCTCCCAGCAGTGGCTGGGCATTTCTCTCCCGAGACCCCCGCAACAGGAGGAGCCGGAGGCCCCCACCTTCTGGATGTAGCCTCCGAAGTGCATCATGTTGGACAGAGCCTTCTTCTTGCGCGCCTCGTCCTCCGCCTTCCTGcggctctcctcctcctctcggCGGGCTCGCTCCTCCTGGTTCCCACGGGGAGAGAGTGGGTTATGCTGGGGGCCAGACGCCCTGAGTCTGGGCCAGCACTGAGGGCGCGCCCGGCACACGCCTGGCGCTGGCGGTGCCCTGCGGGAGAAGAGGGGCTGAACAGATGGGCTCCAGCTCCCGAGGGCCTGCTCCCCTCCAGGCCAGGAGGCCCTGCCGTGGGGGCCCACCCACAGCAGTGCAGGAGGGGGATGCGGAGCTCGGCTCCCGGGGGCGCGCTGCGGAGGGATGGGGCGTCTCCTTAGGCACTCTGGGCATCTCTGTCTCCTCCGCTGTCAGAGCCGGGACAGCGACCCTGGGCCCCGCGGACGGAGGCCAGCGGCCACTCACCGCCAGGCGCGTCTGCCGCTCCTTCTCGCGCTCCGTACGGATGCGCTGCTGCTCCGCGCGTTCTGCCCGCCGCTTCTCCTGCGGGGAGGACCGCAAGGCTGCGGTCACTCGGGACGGACCTCAGCCCCCGGAGAGGGCCCGACGGCCTTCGCCGCGGCCCCTGAGTgcccgccggccccgcccccgccggtgTGGACGCCACTCTGCGCAGGGAGATGGAGGCCAAGCTCTGTGGAGCAGgagcggggcggggcggaggggCTAGAGCGTGGAGGAGAGAGAATCCAGGCTCAGGGTCACGGCATCTGCCCTTCATCACTGGGGCGGGGTTGTGCCCAGGGTGCGGGAGGTGGGAGCTGGGATGCCGACTCCGCTctgccctggggggtgggggagggaagagagcGCTGGGCGGGGCCCTGGGGGCTCCTTCTGGACCTCCTCCCAGACGCCCAGAGGGCACGACACCCACGATCCTGTCTTTGAGGGagaccagctcctcctcctccttcttgcgGTTCTCGAAATGCGCCTCGATCAGCGTCTGCAGCTCGTTGAGGTCCTTCTCCATGCGCTTCCGGTGTatgtcctggggtggggggcggggggcggcatTCAGAAGCGACCCCGCCCGCAGGGCAGGAGCGAAGCCTTGGGGTCGTGGGACCGACTGGGGCTGAGCTCAGGGTGGTGTCGGACACGGTGCCCCTCCCCCCGTGTCCTCCCCCAAGCGTggcggggtgtggggggtgggcagcCTGAGGTCTTTAGTGGGGCGGGGGCTGCCCTCCTTGAGCTCGCACTCACATCGAAGTCCACCCTCTCTCCATCAGGGATCTTGGGCGGCACCAAGTTGGGCAtgaagggcctggtgggcagaAGGAGGGGTGAGTACCAAGCCCTCCCTGCACAGAGGGGCTGTGGAACCGGGGATGGGCAGGTCCCTCTCCTCCCTACAGAAAGGCTGAGACCCAGCCTCCCACGCGGTGACAGCAGCACAGTGCCCACCCGGGGCCCCCACGCCCACTCGGGACTGCGGTGCCTACAGTGGCCTCATGTATCCTCACATTTACCTGGAGTGGAAGCCACTCATCTCGTTCAGGAAGACGGAGGCTCAGAGACATAAGGCTTTGCTCAAAACCATGCAGCCAGGAAGTAGAGAGGCTTGGCTTGCACCCTGGCTGACCCACACTCCTGGCCCCGACCCCAGGAGCCCGGGAGGCAGCGGTCGGCCTCACACACCTCACCCACTCTCTGTGGGACTCCAGGCTAGGACACTGAGCCCTGCtttcctgtctgccctctggtgtgGGGATCTGAACCAAGACACCGCAGTGTTTGCTCCAATGAGGGGATGGGAAGGGGCTGGGATTGCCAGGCTGGGCTGCTTTTGGAGCATCTCCTGGACTGTGTGCTGAGGCACCATCAGATCGCGGGGTTGGCATTTCCAAAGCCCCACCCCGCTCTGCACACAGAGCTCCCATGTGTGTCCTGTATGGCCCCAAGTTGCCTTGTGAGGCCCTTTGTGACCCTCTGAAGCCATATGCCTAGACTGACACGCTTTCACTGCTTGGCTTCTCcaaatttttttccctcatgtcctcctccagccaCCAAGGACAGTGTCCTAGCTCTCCTGAGGGGTCGGACAGGGTGTCTGCCCAGGTCCATGGCTGGTCTGTCCTTTCCCTCTAGATGGGCATAGTGCTGACTGTagcagggttagggttagggttagggtcagggtcagggtcagggtcagggttagggttagagttAAGGCGCTGGTGACGGAGTGTGGGTGGTTTTCAGcgccccaccccctacccccacacACCCAGCAGAGACTCTTATACCGCACACAACCTACACAGCTGTACAGGGTAGTCTGTGTCTGCCGCATCCCAGCCTGTGCCCACTGTGCCACGTGCACCCAGTCCTGTCCCGAGGGTTCTCTCTCACGGGCCCTCTGCTCCCAGGGCTTCACCACTCACCTGGGCTTGGGCTTGAACTCCTCGACCGGGCCATCTGGAGAGGAGGAAAGCACGTGAACTTGGGGTCGGGAGGCCTGGATCTGGCCCCACTGTGCCCCTGATAAGCTGGCACCCATGAGCCTCCATTTGCCCGTCACCAGTGATTCCCTCCCATCCTGGGACTGCAGGAGCAACCAGAGCACTAAATGGTAGGCTGCAAACCCCAGGCTCCACTCAGGGCTGATGCTCAGGGGGTCTTGGGGACGCGAGTGCACACAGCGCTCTCACTCAGCAGTGCCTGCCACACAGGGAGGACGGGTCAGGGACATGTCCTGGGGTCCTGGCCCCAGAGTCCCTGCCTAAGTCTCTGCCTCCGCAGTCGCCCCCCAGACCTGAGGCGGCTCAGGACCGGAAGCTGATGGGTGTGACTCCAAGCCCCAATGTGTGACTCGGGCCACCTGGGCCCCTGTGAAGGCTGTAGGTCAATAGCGCCCACAGCAGTGACCTACCCCATGGACCATCCGCGCCTGGGATCTCAGCCCCAGACACCCTACCCTCCCGTGGTTCACCCAGGCCTCAGAAACCTCATGGATAGACGTGATGTGACCACTGCCCTGACCCAACCTGGCCCCCTCCCCCTGGGCACCCCCAAGGCACCGTCTCTGGAAGGAGGAGCCCAACCTGCAGACACACACGTTCTATGCCCACACCCGCAgggtctccccctcccccctagggtctccccctcctccccccagggtcttcccctcccccccagggtctccccctcccccccagggtctccccctcccccccagggTCTCCCCCTCACCCCAGGGTCTCCCCAACTCCCCAgggtctccccctccccccagggtcTCCACCTCCCCCTAGGGTCTCCCATTCCTCCCCCTAGGGTCTCCCCCACCCCAaggtctccccctcctcccccccagggtctccccctccccccaaggtctccccctccccccagggtcTCCCCCACAGCTGCAGGAGGGGCTTCCCCACCATGTCCCGATGGCCTGTGGGCCTCACCTTCAGCCTCTCTACCTTCCtcttcttctccatcttctgAACAGAACATGAGAAAGGAGTCACGATCCCAATTCCAAGCTCAAGGCCCTGCCAGAAGCCCCCTGTCCCCCCAACACGTCCTCAGCCAAGGGGGCCCTGCAGGGCTCCAGGTCCAGGATCCGCCTGTGCACACCTGCCAGGGCCCAGGACCGCCTGGCCAAAAGAAGCAGGTGCAGCGTGTACTGATGAGGCTGAGCCCGGCCTAGACGGGGGGCTGCCCAGGCTGCAGAGCACGGTCTAGGGGGCCTTCCCGCTGCCTCAGGAGCAGCGCTGGGGCCCTTGCTGCCCCAAGCTCAAGAGGGCCCCCTTACCCCCTCGCTCCAGGAGGGGCCTCACCTGTGGTGCAGGGCTCCCCAGCCTCAGCCTCgcctccagcctcctcttccaCCACCTCCTCGTGCTCTGGAGAGGTGAACCAgacagtgagcaggcctggcgCAGGGAGGTGTGGGGCCCAGTGACATCCAAGGTCCCAGTGAGTGTGGGGGGACCTGTGTGGCTGACGGGCCGCTCTGTTCTTGGTTTAAACCAGAAGCCGCAAACTAGGGCCCAACGGCCTGCAGACCGTTTCTAGAATGTTCCTGGAGCGGCAGCTTCAGCAGGACCGGGGGCTACAAAGCCTGGAACGCTCCGTGTCTGCTCCTTCAGGGGAAGTCTATGCAAGGTCCTCTCGTCTGAAAGTTTCCCCTCTGGGGCTGAAGCCCCCTCTGCACCCGGAGGTGCTGTCACAGTGGGGCTGCCTCTGGGCCCCGTGTCTGActcagcctccctccccagctcGTTCTCTGATGTCACGGCACAGGGTCAGGGTCCTGTCCTAGACTCAGGCCCTGGTGCCCCTTCCTCAGTGTCTGGAACCAGAAAGGACCCATGTGGGTGAGGGGCCGCCCAGCATGCGAGAGGGCCAGGGCCCGGGCAGAAttcggtggggggtgggggttctaTTTTCATCACTTGCTGGCAGGGTGTGGCCCCCAGCCCGGTCAGGCGGTGGAGCAGACAGGTGGCATGGCCCCGTCAGGACTCTGCCCGCAGGAAGCCGGGGCTGGTAGGGGGGCTTTGCTCAGCTGAGAGCAGGGGCTGGGGACAGGTGAGATGCTTCCTGGGCAACCCCCACCCCTGTACCTTCCTCGGCTGCTTCTGCTTGGGGAGGAGACGTGAGCgcaagagaggagagaagagacagTCAGTTTCCAGCCAGGCTGTCTTCCCGCCCAGTGAGAGTCAGGGTGTGCTTACCTTCCTGCTCCCTGCGGCGTGAGGGGACATGCTGTCAGGAACACAGCACGCACGTGTACACATGCGcgcacacacgtgtacacacacacgcacacaccccatGACCTTTTCCAGGAGACGTTTACCCCGGTGCTGGGTCCTGGCGtctgcccgccccccacccacagCCCAGCCAAGCCTAGCTCCGTTCAGCTCCgtttccccacccccccaggaAACCTGGCGAGTGCTGGTCCCTGGGCTCTGCACGCCCCCATCCCCGTCCACCCAGCCCAAGTCCACGGGCACAAGCCCTCCACTCAGCCCCCAGGTCTACACCCTCGGTGCCCAGGAGGGGGTCTTCAGGGTCCAAGCGATGTCTGTGGTCCTATCTGCCCCGGGCACTGCCTCCCCCAGGGACGACTGACTGATGGGTTGCAGCATGcccccctccctggcccccaggACAGGGAAGCGGGCAGGGCCAGCAGCCCCCAGGGCCGTGATGCCAGGTCTGGGGCGGGTTTCTGGGCACAATGGCTCTGTGGCCTCTGGGACCTCACAGAAACTCTCTGGTCTTTTCTCAGGAGGCCCAGCCCCTAGcccctggcccagcccatccCCTAGCCCTGGGGTCTTCACGGCCAGCCCCCTGCCTGGGGCAGCCCGAGGCAACAGGCTGGAAGCAAGGGTGTGGCTCTCCCCACTCCCCCGACGGGCGCAGCCCCTGCCCAGCGCCCCAGGACTCACTCATACTCGTCCACTGTCTCTTCCACGTCCGACATGGCCTCCTCTTCCCtctgcagagagacagacagtCCGGGTGGGCAGGGGGCTAGCCGCCCAGCTCTGCGGGAAGCGCTGGGCCTGCCATCCCCCAACCCTGGACCAGCTGCACCGGGCCCCTGCCCCTGTCGGGCAGAGACACCATCCCAGCAGGGCCAGGCTGCAGGCTCCGCACCCCTCGGACACGGCTCTGAGTCTTCCCACAGCCAGGCCTCTCCCCCGGGAGCAACTCAGTGACAGGGAGGAACCCGCAGGGTCAGCCAACACCCGGAGCCAAAATCAGGGCCCATGGTCACGGGGAGGGGCCGCTGCCTGCAGTTCTGTCTATAAAGCTCTCAGCACCACCGCGGGGCAGACACGGAGGACAGAGCAGGGCCGCGGGGCCTGTGGAGGCCAGAGGGACACCTGGGGGACACGTGGGGGACACGTGGCTGCAGAGCTGCCCAGGGCCACTCTGCTGGTGGCTCCACAGACACACAGGTAAAGGGCTGGGGAGCTcaccctcacacacactcacacacacacagagcacaccaGACACACACCAGATACCAGACCCACAGAGGCTGAACGGAAGGGAGCTcaccctcacacacactcacacacacacacacacacacacagagcacaccaGACACACACCAGATACCAGACCCGCAGAGGCTGAACGGAAGGGAGCTcaccctcacacacactcacacacacacacacacacacacacacacagagcacaccaGACACACACCAGATACCAGACCCACAGAGGCTGAACGGAAGGGAGTTcaccctcacacacactcacacacacacagagcacaccaGACACACACCAGATACCAGACCCACAGAGGCTGAACGGAAGGGAGCTcaccctcacacacactcacacacacacacagagcacaccaGACACACACCAGATACCAGACCCACAGAGGCTGAACGGAAGGGAGCTcaccctcacacacactcacacacacacacagagcacaccaGACACACACCAGATACCAGACCCACAGAGGCTGAACGGAAGGGAGCTCACcctcacacacattcacacacacacacacagcacaccagACACACACCAGATACCAGACCCACAGAGGCTGAACGGAAGGGAGCTcaccctcacacacactcacacacacacagagcacaccaGACACACACCAGATACCAGACCCACAGAGGCTGAACGGAAGGGAGTTcaccctcacacacactcacacacacacagagcacaccagacacacaccagacacacaccAGATACCAGACCCACAGAGGCTGAACGGAAGGGAGCTcaccctcacacacactcacacacacacagagcacaccaGACACACACCAGATACCAGACCCACAGAGGCTGAACGGAAGGGAGTTCACCCTCACACacgatcacacacacacagagcacaccaGACACACACCAGATACCAGACCCACAGAGGCTGAACGGAAGGGAGCTcaccctcacacacactcacacacacacacacacacacagagcacaccaGACACACACCAGATACCAGACCCGCAGAGGCTGAACGGAAGGGAGCTcaccctcacacacactcacacacacacacacagagcacaccagacacacaccagacacacaccAGATACCAGACCCACAGAGGCTGAACGGAAGGGAGCTcaccctcacacacactcacacacacacacacagcacaccagACACACACCAGATACCAGACCCACAGAGGCTGAACGGAAGGGAGTTCACCCTCACACacgatcacacacacacacagagcacacaccagacacacaccAGATACCAGACCCACAGAGGCTGAACGGAAGGGAGCTCACcctcacacacagtcacacacacacacagcacacaccagACACTAGATGACACACACCAGACcccagacacacaccacacatgggGAGTGCAAGCTGAGCAGGGAATCCAAGGAGGATCACAGATGAGGGAATGCCCATGTGCCAGCCTGTGTGATGGTTCCCTGGGGACCCTGGGCAGGTGTGGGGTCTGTTCATCTCTCACAGCTGCTGTCTCTATGAAAAGCCCAGCTCCGTGGAGCTTCTCCAGGGTGTCCCCCACGCGGCACTGAGAACAGAAGCCGGGGCCCGAGCCCCCCTCCCAAGGCCTGTGTGGAGGCAGCCCAGGGTCCCATACGGAAGCGTCTTGCTGCCCCGTCACTGTGAGCCCAGGGAGAGGCCAGAGGGGTGGCTGGGAGGCAGGCATGGCTCGGGACACAGGCTCCACGCCCCGTGTGTGTGACCGTGGGAAGGCCATTGgccccctgtgcctcagtttcctcttctccaAGGGGAGGAAGGCTGGGGTGAAGGGAGGCTGCACCCTGCGCTGCGGCCGCCAACCTGTGACTCAGGCCGCAGTGACGGCGCCCTGGACGGGGTGCTGATGCCCCCTCACCTGTCCCCCAGACCCGCCCTCATGGCTGAGACCCACCCAGGCCCCTGTCTGCAGACCTGCCGCGAGCCCCAGCTCTGGCAGGTGGCATGGTGTCTGCCACAAGGCAGCCCCTTTGAAGCTAAGAGGTGCTGAAGGAGCCCCACCCGCAGCCCCCGGGGGAGACCGCCTCGGGCAGCAACCTTGGGCTGGCAACTCTTCTGAGCCTGCTCCCAGTCATCCAGCCCTGCTGGGTCAGGGCAAACGGATCTACAGTGGGGCAGGCAGGGCGGGGCTGGCAACAGGGTGCTTTGGACTGAAGCTGGCTCTTCTGGGTGGGGGTACTCATCCCAGAGAGTCTCCAAATGAGGCCTGGGGGAAAAGCAGCAGGGGgacagcccccagcccagggtgGGTGAGGACTGGCAGGTCAGTACTGCTTGGAGCCCCAGGGAAGCAGTCAGGCCAGGGACTGGGAGGCCTGAGCCCTGGGAGGAGTCTGTCACCCTGGGGTTCAGGGAGGCCTCCAGGGAGGGGGTTGGCCAGCCTGGGGTGCGGCTCTCACGCTCTCTGCCAGTTCTGAGCCCCCACACAGCCCTGCGAGCCCCCCTGCTCCTACAAGCACAGCTCCTAAAAATAGAGCcgctcaagagtcaggtcagggtGGGGGAGGGCTTCCAGCCCAGAGGAGGCGTCTGAGATCGCGTCCAGGAGCTGGTGGCAGGAAGGCGGGGGGCCAGGGGGGCCTCCAGTTGGGAGAGGGGCCGGAAGGCCCCTACCCGCCCTTTCTAGCAGGTCGCCATCACAGCCAAAAGGCTAGGGTCACCTTTCTTGGGGAATAAAGCCAAAACCATAGAAGGCAGAAAGAACACTGGCCATGCTGTCAAAGGCCCAGGTTTAATACCcagatttgctgtgtgaccttagctgagtcacttaacctctctgtgcctccgttAACCTATCCATGAAACAGAAGAGTGGAGGCCCCACTCTCAGCCCTGTGCCCGGCAGGCAGCTGGACCTGACCGCAGCTGTTGGCCCACCCTCAGAGCTGGACCAGGGCAATGCGATCCTCCCAGATTCCTCTCCTGCCTGAAGACCCAGGTCAGAGGAGGAATTCAGGAGGTCAGGCCTCCCAGCTGCACCAGGACAAGAATGAGCCTCAAATGCCCATCTCCAGGCGCCCGCCCCCAGTGTTCCTTCAGGAGGGAGTGGTTCTCCCTGCAGAGCTCCAGCAGGCGATCTCCCCAGGGGCATGGGGGGCAGGGACCCTGAGGTGGGGGCACGGGACTCAGGGTTAacaccctgacccagggagctGGGCCCCCGCCCCGGGAAGTGGGTCTCTCCACGCCGCTCAGCCCGCGCCCTGTCCGGGGTGAGGCCCAGCCCTGCGTCCGCCTGGAAGAGCCTCCGGGGTCCCTGGTCCCCTGGCTGCCTCTGGCAGGCGGCCTTTCTCATCAGTTCTGACAGCTTCTGAACCCCAGGGAGGAGGATGTGGCCGCGAGGactgttctgactggtgtgggcACCCACGGCCCGGCTCTGCTCcccggggagaggggaggacctGCCCAGGATGGGGCAGGGGCTCCCCGCCGGGAGGGAGGAGGCGCCGGGAGAGGGTCCCCGGGGGTCGGAGCATCATTTCATTTAGAGGCCTGGCAATTATCTCTCCATCCtacaaaggaggaaacagacccAGGGAGGGACAGCTATTCACCCAAGACCTTCCACCCGCCCCATGCCTTCAGTGGGAGGTCTGTGATTCAGACCCGAGTCTCCAGCCTCAGGCTGAGGGTCGGTTAAACTAGGCTCAGGGATTCATCTCAGAGACGCCTCCCTCTAAAGCTCCCGAGGGAAGGGGGCCTCTCCCAGCTCCGACACCCAGTCAGAGTGGACACTGCGACTTGGGACAGAGGGCCCAGACTACAGGGCACCCCTCTGCTCTTAGAGCCTGCCCCAGTCTTACCCAGAACAGGAACTGCCAACGGGTCTTGTGCTGTCTGCTCTGCCTTGCGGGCTCTGGGCgagggcaggggctggacagGCTTTAAGCAGGCCTGCGCCCCGGCGGTGGGAGGAATGTGCGCAGGAGTCACGCCAGGggtggcgggggcagggggagagggggtgTTGGCTGCTATTTTGGCAGGTGCCAGGGACAGGGCTAAGGGAACATGTACCCCAGGCCATATAAGCCCATGTGGTCATCCAGCCGCTCAGATAAGCTATTTAAAACCAGGACAGACAGGCAGGGGACAGGAGGGAGCAGGCACATAACACAAGCCAGCTGTCTGTCCTGAGAACCCCGATAAAGCGGATGCCAGCAGTCGGGAaggcaggctgggggcagggtgggggcagaaGCTCAGC of Bubalus bubalis isolate 160015118507 breed Murrah chromosome 5, NDDB_SH_1, whole genome shotgun sequence contains these proteins:
- the TNNT2 gene encoding troponin T, cardiac muscle isoform X2 → MSDVEETVDEYEEQEEAAEEEHEEVVEEEAGGEAEAGEPCTTDGEEEEGREAEDGPVEEFKPKPRPFMPNLVPPKIPDGERVDFDDIHRKRMEKDLNELQTLIEAHFENRKKEEEELVSLKDRIEKRRAERAEQQRIRTEREKERQTRLAEERARREEEESRRKAEDEARKKKALSNMMHFGGYIQKAQTERKSGKRQTEREKKKKILAERRKVLAIDHLNEDQLREKAKELWQSIYDLEAEKFDLQEKFKQQKYEINVLRNRINDNQKVSKTRGKAKVTGRWK
- the TNNT2 gene encoding troponin T, cardiac muscle isoform X3 — protein: MSDVEETVDEYEEQEEAAEEEHEEVVEEEAGGEAEAGEPCTTEDGEEEEGREAEDGPVEEFKPKPRPFMPNLVPPKIPDGERVDFDDIHRKRMEKDLNELQTLIEAHFENRKKEEEELVSLKDRIEKRRAERAEQQRIRTEREKERQTRLAEERARREEEESRRKAEDEARKKKALSNMMHFGGYIQKTERKSGKRQTEREKKKKILAERRKVLAIDHLNEDQLREKAKELWQSIYDLEAEKFDLQEKFKQQKYEINVLRNRINDNQKVSKTRGKAKVTGRWK
- the TNNT2 gene encoding troponin T, cardiac muscle isoform X4; translated protein: MSDVEETVDEYEEQEEHEEVVEEEAGGEAEAGEPCTTEDGEEEEGREAEDGPVEEFKPKPRPFMPNLVPPKIPDGERVDFDDIHRKRMEKDLNELQTLIEAHFENRKKEEEELVSLKDRIEKRRAERAEQQRIRTEREKERQTRLAEERARREEEESRRKAEDEARKKKALSNMMHFGGYIQKAQTERKSGKRQTEREKKKKILAERRKVLAIDHLNEDQLREKAKELWQSIYDLEAEKFDLQEKFKQQKYEINVLRNRINDNQKVSKTRGKAKVTGRWK
- the TNNT2 gene encoding troponin T, cardiac muscle isoform X1 codes for the protein MSDVEETVDEYEEQEEAAEEEHEEVVEEEAGGEAEAGEPCTTEDGEEEEGREAEDGPVEEFKPKPRPFMPNLVPPKIPDGERVDFDDIHRKRMEKDLNELQTLIEAHFENRKKEEEELVSLKDRIEKRRAERAEQQRIRTEREKERQTRLAEERARREEEESRRKAEDEARKKKALSNMMHFGGYIQKAQTERKSGKRQTEREKKKKILAERRKVLAIDHLNEDQLREKAKELWQSIYDLEAEKFDLQEKFKQQKYEINVLRNRINDNQKVSKTRGKAKVTGRWK
- the TNNT2 gene encoding troponin T, cardiac muscle isoform X5, with amino-acid sequence MSDVEETVDEYEEQEEHEEVVEEEAGGEAEAGEPCTTDGEEEEGREAEDGPVEEFKPKPRPFMPNLVPPKIPDGERVDFDDIHRKRMEKDLNELQTLIEAHFENRKKEEEELVSLKDRIEKRRAERAEQQRIRTEREKERQTRLAEERARREEEESRRKAEDEARKKKALSNMMHFGGYIQKAQTERKSGKRQTEREKKKKILAERRKVLAIDHLNEDQLREKAKELWQSIYDLEAEKFDLQEKFKQQKYEINVLRNRINDNQKVSKTRGKAKVTGRWK